A genome region from Gossypium hirsutum isolate 1008001.06 chromosome A04, Gossypium_hirsutum_v2.1, whole genome shotgun sequence includes the following:
- the LOC121227868 gene encoding (+)-delta-cadinene synthase isozyme XC14: protein MASQVSQMPSSSPLSFNKDEMRPKADFPPSIWGDFFHNCPDKNIDAETEKRHQQLKEEVRKMIVAPMANSTQKLTFIDSVQRLGVSYHFTKEIEDELENIYHNNNDAENDLYTTSLRFRILREHGFNVSCNAFNKFNDEQGNFKSSVTNDVQGLLELYEASYLRVHGEDILDEAISFSANHLSLAVASLDYPLPEQVSHALKQSIRRGLPRVEARHYLSVYQDIESHNKALLEFAKIDFNMLQLLHRKELSEIFRWWKDLDFRRKLPYTRERVVECYFWILGVYFEPQYSLGRKMMAKVIIMTSILDDTYDSYATYDELILYTSAIERWEIKCIYQLPEYMKLSYKALLDVYEEMEQLVVEHGRQYRVEYAKNAIIRLAQSYFVEAKWTLQNYKPSFEEFKINALSSCGYAMLAITSFVGMGDIVTPETFKWATSEPKIIQASTIICRFMDDIAEHKFKHRREDDWSVIDYYMEEYSVTAQEAYDVFNKYIESAWKDMNQELLKPTEMPTEVMNRSLNLSRVMDVLYKEGDGYTYVRKSIKDAITSLLVEPITL, encoded by the exons ATGGCTTCACAAGTTTCTCAAATGCCTTCTTCATCACCCCTTTCTTTCAATAAGGATGAAATGCGTCCCAAAGCCGATTTTCCGCCTAGCATTTGGGGAGATTTCTTCCACAACTGTCCCGACAAG AATATTGATGCTGAAACTGAAAAACGCCACCAACAATTGAAAGAAGAAGTGAGGAAGATGATTGTGGCACCAATGGCTAATTCAACCCAAAAGTTAACCTTCATTGATTCAGTTCAAAGACTGGGTGTGAGTTACCATTTCACCAAGGAGATCGAAGATGAACTAGAGAACATCTACCATAACAACAATGATGCCGAGAACGACCTCTACACTACATCTCTTAGATTTCGAATACTCCGAGAGCATGGATTCAATGTTTCATGCA ACGCATTCAACAAGTTTAACGACGAGCAAGGGAATTTCAAGTCATCTGTGACAAACGATGTTCAAGGATTGTTGGAACTTTACGAGGCCTCCTATTTGAGGGTTCATGGAGAAGATATATTGGATGAAGCAATATCTTTCTCCGCCAACCATTTAAGCCTTGCGGTGGCATCTTTGGACTATCCTTTGCCCGAACAGGTTTCTCATGCTTTGAAACAATCAATTCGAAGAGGCTTGCCAAGGGTTGAGGCAAGGCACTATCTTTCAGTATACCAAGATATTGAGTCCCATAATAAGGCTTTGTTGGAGTTTGCCAAGATCGATTTCAACATGTTACAACTTTTGCATAGGAAAGAGCTAAGTGAGATTTTTAG GTGGTGGAAGGATTTAGACTTTCGAAGAAAGTTGCCATATACAAGAGAAAGAGTCGTTGAATGCTATTTTTGGATCTTGGGAGTGTACTTTGAGCCCCAATATTCACTTGGTAGAAAGATGATGGCAAAAGTGATAATAATGACATCTATTTTAGATGATACATATGACTCATATGCAACATATGATGAGCTCATTCTCTATACAAGTGCTATTGAGag GTGGGAGATCAAATGCATATACCAACTTCCAGAATATATGAAACTGAGCTACAAGGCACTATTagatgtttatgaagaaatggaACAACTGGTGGTTGAGCATGGGAGACAATATCGTGTCGAATATGCGAAAAATGCA ATTATACGACTTGCTCAATCCTACTTTGTGGAGGCCAAATGGACTCTTCAAAACTACAAACCATCATTCGAGGAATTTAAGATTAATGCATTGTCATCTTGTGGTTATGCCATGCTTGCTATTACATCTTTCGTCGGTATGGGAGATATCGTAACACCAGAGACCTTTAAATGGGCAACCAGTGAACCTAAGATCATTCAAGCTTCCACAATTATTTGTAGGTTTATGGATGATATTGCTGAACACAAG TTTAAGCATAGGAGAGAAGACGATTGGTCAGTAATCGACTATTACATGGAAGAATATAGCGTAACAGCACAAGAGGCATACGATgtattcaacaaatatattgagAGTGCTTGGAAAGATATGAATCAAGAGCTTTTAAAACCAACAGAAATGCCAACAGAGGTTATGAATCGTAGCCTAAACCTTTCAAGGGTAATGGATGTGCTTTACAAGGAAGGAGATGGTTATACATATGTTAGAAAATCGATCAAAGATGCAATCACTTCGTTGTTGGTTGAGCCAATCACACTTTGA